Proteins from a genomic interval of Amycolatopsis sp. cg13:
- a CDS encoding FAD-binding and (Fe-S)-binding domain-containing protein encodes MSTAELPNPVVRVPEPADIDTQAFATALRTRIKGEVRFDNGSRAAYSTDASNFRQVPLGVVVPRSPDDAVEALAVAREFGAPVLSRGGGTSLAGQCTNTAVVLDWSKYCSELESVDTERRTCIVQPGIVLDDLNRQLADTKLRFGPEPATHMNCTLGGMIGNNSCGATAQRTGKVVDNVVRLEVLLADGTRFWCGKTSDDEYAEIEHHGDRRAAIYRQLRRLRDEYADEIRRRFPDIPRRVSGYNLDSLLPEHEFDVAGLLVGSESTLVTVLRAELKLVPVLPERALVVLGYPDIATAADAVPDILPHEPIALEGVDHRLLYDERLKHLNEKAREELPRGRAFLMVQFGAKTLEEADKQARGLLDSIEGAEVAFLDDPAKEAELWQVREAGLGATAHVPGEADTFEGWEDSAVAPEKLGAYLRRLDALYAEFGYADETGPSLYGHFGQGCVHTRIPFDLYTASGIATYRRFMERAADLVAEFGGSFSGEHGDGQSRGELLPRMFGNDLVTAFGRLKAIFDPGDRMNPGKVVAPYSLDQNLRLGGSWSPAEPQDLYFRFPNDGGSFSQAANRCVGVGRCRQSTPDSGDVMCPSYQATGEEEHSTRGRARLLFEMLNGHHDGPISDGWRSTEVRDALDLCLSCKGCKSDCPADVDMATYKAEFLAHHYQGRPWKRPRSDYTMGWLPLVARLVGKTHTARLVNLLSKTRFATRAAGVEDREIPRFAPKTLPRWFARHQPTGTGARGTVMLWPDTFTSYFHPHVAEDAVRVLEDAGWRVTLPEPSACCGLTWISTGQLGIAKRVLTRTVRMLAPHLRDGGLVLGLEPSCTAVFRSDAAELFPGDQDVRRLRDQTVTLAELLSQHSPGYRPPRIPGHALAQVHCHQHAVLGWDADRKLLEAAGVDVERLDSGCCGLAGNFGFERGHLEVSKACAERVLLPRVREADRRTAVLADGFSCRTQLHELDSGGREGIHLAELLAAGLASEGR; translated from the coding sequence ATGAGCACCGCCGAACTCCCCAACCCCGTCGTCCGCGTGCCCGAACCCGCCGACATCGACACCCAAGCCTTCGCCACCGCCCTCCGCACCCGCATCAAAGGCGAAGTCCGCTTCGACAACGGAAGCCGCGCCGCCTACTCCACCGACGCCTCCAACTTCCGCCAGGTGCCCCTCGGCGTCGTCGTGCCGCGCTCCCCCGACGACGCCGTTGAAGCGCTGGCCGTGGCGAGGGAGTTCGGCGCGCCCGTGCTCTCGCGCGGCGGCGGGACGAGCCTCGCCGGCCAGTGCACCAATACCGCCGTCGTGCTCGACTGGTCCAAGTACTGCTCCGAGCTGGAATCCGTCGACACCGAGCGCCGCACCTGCATCGTGCAGCCGGGCATCGTCCTGGACGATCTCAACCGGCAGCTCGCCGACACCAAGCTCCGCTTCGGGCCCGAGCCCGCCACGCACATGAACTGCACCCTCGGCGGCATGATCGGCAACAACTCCTGCGGCGCGACCGCCCAGCGCACCGGCAAGGTCGTGGACAACGTCGTCCGCCTGGAAGTGCTGCTCGCCGACGGAACCCGGTTCTGGTGCGGCAAAACCAGCGACGACGAGTACGCCGAGATCGAGCACCACGGCGACCGGCGTGCCGCGATCTACCGGCAGTTGCGCCGCCTGCGCGACGAGTACGCCGACGAGATCCGCCGCCGCTTCCCGGACATCCCGCGCCGCGTGTCCGGCTACAACCTCGACTCGCTGCTGCCCGAACACGAATTCGACGTCGCCGGACTTCTGGTCGGCAGCGAATCGACGCTGGTCACCGTCCTGCGCGCGGAGCTGAAGCTGGTGCCGGTGCTGCCCGAGCGCGCGCTCGTCGTCCTCGGCTACCCGGACATCGCGACCGCCGCGGACGCGGTGCCGGACATCCTGCCGCACGAACCGATCGCGCTCGAGGGCGTCGACCACCGGCTCCTCTACGACGAACGGCTGAAGCACCTCAACGAAAAGGCGCGCGAAGAGCTGCCGCGCGGCCGGGCGTTCCTGATGGTCCAGTTCGGCGCGAAGACGCTCGAGGAGGCCGACAAACAAGCTCGCGGGCTGCTTGATTCCATCGAGGGCGCCGAGGTCGCATTCCTCGACGACCCGGCGAAGGAAGCCGAACTCTGGCAGGTCCGCGAGGCCGGGCTGGGCGCGACCGCGCACGTCCCCGGCGAGGCAGACACCTTCGAGGGCTGGGAAGATTCCGCGGTAGCGCCGGAAAAACTCGGCGCCTACCTCCGTCGGCTCGACGCGCTGTACGCCGAATTCGGCTACGCCGACGAAACCGGCCCGAGCCTCTACGGCCACTTCGGACAGGGCTGCGTGCACACGCGGATCCCGTTCGACCTCTACACCGCTTCGGGCATCGCGACCTACCGCCGGTTCATGGAACGGGCCGCCGACCTGGTCGCGGAGTTCGGCGGCTCGTTCTCCGGCGAGCACGGCGACGGGCAGAGCCGCGGCGAACTGCTGCCGCGCATGTTCGGCAACGACCTGGTCACCGCGTTCGGCCGGCTCAAGGCGATCTTCGACCCGGGCGACCGGATGAACCCGGGCAAGGTCGTCGCGCCGTACTCGCTGGATCAGAACCTGCGGCTCGGCGGCTCGTGGTCCCCGGCCGAGCCGCAGGACCTCTACTTCCGCTTCCCGAACGACGGCGGTTCGTTCTCCCAGGCCGCCAACCGGTGCGTCGGCGTCGGCCGCTGCCGTCAGTCCACTCCGGACAGCGGCGACGTGATGTGCCCGTCGTACCAGGCCACCGGCGAGGAGGAGCACTCCACGCGCGGCCGCGCCCGGCTGCTGTTCGAAATGCTCAACGGGCACCACGACGGCCCGATCTCCGACGGCTGGCGCTCCACTGAGGTCCGCGACGCGCTCGACCTGTGTCTTTCCTGCAAGGGCTGCAAATCCGACTGCCCGGCCGATGTGGACATGGCCACGTACAAGGCCGAATTCCTCGCCCACCACTACCAAGGCCGTCCCTGGAAACGACCGCGATCGGACTACACGATGGGCTGGCTGCCGCTCGTCGCCCGGCTCGTCGGGAAAACGCACACCGCGCGATTGGTGAACCTGCTGAGCAAAACCCGGTTCGCGACGCGGGCCGCCGGGGTCGAGGACCGCGAAATCCCCCGCTTCGCCCCGAAAACGCTGCCGCGCTGGTTCGCCCGGCATCAACCCACCGGCACCGGCGCGCGCGGCACCGTGATGCTCTGGCCGGACACCTTCACCTCGTACTTCCACCCCCACGTCGCCGAGGATGCGGTGCGGGTGCTGGAGGACGCGGGCTGGCGGGTGACGCTGCCGGAACCGTCCGCGTGCTGCGGTCTCACCTGGATTTCCACCGGCCAGCTGGGAATCGCGAAGCGGGTGCTGACCCGCACCGTCCGCATGCTGGCCCCGCATCTCCGGGACGGCGGGCTGGTGCTCGGCCTGGAACCCAGCTGCACCGCGGTGTTCCGCTCCGACGCGGCCGAGCTCTTCCCCGGCGACCAGGACGTCCGGCGGCTGCGGGACCAGACCGTGACGCTCGCGGAGCTGCTGAGCCAGCACTCCCCCGGCTACCGGCCGCCGCGGATTCCCGGGCACGCGCTGGCACAGGTGCACTGCCATCAGCACGCGGTGCTGGGCTGGGACGCGGACCGGAAGCTGCTGGAAGCGGCCGGGGTGGACGTCGAACGGCTGGATTCAGGATGCTGTGGGCTCGCCGGGAACTTCGGGTTCGAGCGAGGCCATCTGGAAGTCAGCAAGGCTTGCGCGGAACGAGTCCTGCTGCCCCGCGTTCGCGAGGCAGACCGGCGGACGGCGGTGCTGGCCGACGGCTTCAGCTGCCGCACCCAGCTGCACGAACTGGACAGCGGGGGCCGCGAGGGCATCCACCTCGCCGAGTTGCTGGCCGCCGGACTCGCCTCGGAAGGCCGCTGA
- a CDS encoding SDR family oxidoreductase: MADRIRPPQQQDPPGTTAEMDPQPRDSMTGYEGRGLLAGQRALITGGDSGIGRAVAIAFAKEGADIAISYLNEHEDAEYTADRVRAEGRECLLLPGDLAEASQCRDIVERTLSELDGLDILVNNAATQWPVDSPEDLTEEQWMHTFDVNIHSYFRVTAAALPHLGDGDVIINTGSVNGLRGNKSLIDYSATKGAIHSWTYAMAQALADRGIRVNCVAPGPVWTPLIPSTFPPEKVEKFGLQAPMQRAAHPDDLAPSYVFLASNRLSSYYSGEVLAALGGETVPGG; the protein is encoded by the coding sequence ATGGCAGACCGCATCCGACCGCCGCAGCAGCAGGATCCGCCGGGCACCACCGCGGAAATGGACCCGCAGCCGCGCGATTCGATGACCGGCTACGAGGGCCGCGGCCTGCTCGCCGGACAGCGCGCGCTGATCACCGGCGGCGACTCCGGCATCGGCCGCGCGGTCGCCATCGCCTTCGCGAAAGAAGGCGCGGACATCGCGATTTCGTACCTCAACGAGCACGAGGACGCCGAGTACACCGCCGATCGCGTGCGCGCGGAGGGGCGGGAATGCTTGCTGCTGCCAGGGGATCTCGCCGAGGCGAGCCAGTGCCGGGACATCGTCGAGCGCACACTGTCCGAATTGGACGGTCTGGACATCCTGGTCAACAACGCGGCGACGCAGTGGCCGGTCGACAGTCCCGAGGACCTGACCGAAGAGCAGTGGATGCACACGTTCGACGTGAACATCCACAGCTACTTCCGCGTGACCGCCGCCGCGCTGCCGCATCTCGGCGACGGCGACGTCATCATCAACACCGGTTCGGTGAACGGCTTGCGCGGCAACAAATCCCTCATCGACTACTCGGCGACGAAGGGCGCGATCCATTCCTGGACGTACGCGATGGCGCAGGCACTGGCCGACCGGGGGATCCGGGTGAACTGCGTCGCGCCGGGTCCGGTGTGGACGCCGCTGATCCCGTCGACGTTCCCGCCGGAGAAGGTGGAGAAATTCGGCCTGCAGGCTCCCATGCAGCGGGCAGCGCATCCGGACGACCTCGCGCCGTCGTACGTCTTTCTCGCCTCGAACCGGCTGTCGTCGTACTACAGCGGCGAGGTGCTGGCGGCTCTTGGCGGCGAGACAGTCCCCGGCGGATAG
- a CDS encoding CBS domain-containing protein — MTTARDLMTPNAVCVRESDTVNDAAQTMAREQLGSLPVCGEDNRLKGMLTDRDIVVKVLAEGKDPRAVHAGELAQGEAVTIGADDDVTEILKTMTQHRVRRLPVIDGHDLVGVVAQADVARAMPNPDTGVLVEALSHDY; from the coding sequence ATGACCACTGCCCGCGATTTGATGACGCCGAACGCCGTCTGCGTGCGCGAGTCGGACACCGTGAACGACGCCGCGCAGACGATGGCGCGCGAACAGCTGGGTTCGCTGCCGGTGTGCGGCGAGGACAACCGGCTCAAGGGAATGCTGACCGACCGCGACATCGTGGTGAAGGTGCTCGCCGAGGGCAAGGACCCGCGCGCCGTGCACGCCGGCGAGCTGGCGCAAGGGGAAGCGGTGACGATCGGCGCGGACGACGACGTCACCGAGATCCTGAAGACCATGACACAGCACCGCGTGCGCCGGCTCCCGGTGATCGACGGGCACGATCTGGTCGGCGTCGTCGCGCAGGCGGACGTCGCGCGTGCCATGCCCAATCCGGACACCGGTGTGCTGGTCGAGGCGCTGTCGCACGATTACTGA
- a CDS encoding phage holin family protein produces MLEEMNRTPAQEKSTADLAADLTTSVKRLIQDEFRLAMAELQTKGKRFGIGAGLFGFAGILALFGGATLIAAAVLGLALVVPGWLAAVVVGAALLLVAGLAALVGGKEASRAGGPVPEESVDRVREDVETMKQVRS; encoded by the coding sequence GTGCTGGAGGAAATGAACCGGACTCCCGCGCAGGAGAAGTCCACCGCGGACCTCGCGGCCGACCTGACCACTTCCGTCAAACGCCTGATCCAAGACGAATTCCGCTTGGCCATGGCCGAGCTCCAGACGAAGGGCAAACGCTTCGGCATCGGGGCCGGGCTCTTCGGGTTCGCCGGGATCCTGGCGCTCTTCGGCGGTGCGACGCTGATCGCGGCCGCTGTGCTCGGCCTCGCGCTCGTAGTGCCGGGCTGGCTAGCCGCGGTGGTCGTCGGGGCCGCGTTGCTGCTGGTCGCGGGGCTCGCCGCGCTGGTCGGCGGCAAGGAGGCGAGCCGCGCCGGCGGGCCGGTGCCGGAGGAATCCGTGGACAGGGTGCGCGAGGACGTCGAGACGATGAAGCAGGTGCGGTCATGA
- a CDS encoding DUF3618 domain-containing protein → MTERKVEEARADRDVTREELAETLDALGHKLDVRTRASEKVDDTIDRAAEQVEKTVSAPAAKKVRAGAEAVRNNPLPLFAAVFGGVFVLRFLMRRRQAHRKRGGAC, encoded by the coding sequence ATGACGGAACGCAAGGTGGAAGAGGCCCGTGCGGACCGGGACGTCACCCGCGAGGAGCTGGCCGAAACGCTGGACGCGCTGGGGCACAAGCTGGACGTCCGGACGCGGGCCAGCGAGAAGGTCGACGACACGATCGACCGGGCGGCCGAGCAGGTGGAGAAGACCGTCTCGGCCCCGGCCGCGAAGAAGGTCCGCGCCGGTGCGGAGGCCGTCCGGAACAACCCGCTCCCGCTGTTCGCGGCGGTCTTCGGCGGCGTGTTCGTGCTCCGGTTCCTGATGCGCCGCCGCCAAGCGCACCGGAAGCGGGGCGGCGCATGCTGA
- a CDS encoding DUF3040 domain-containing protein, which yields MLTDREQRALNEIERDLCATDPRLSAKLNRGSGRLHPRRRRSALEILSTITSIVLVATGAFDSRPGMIVAGVVGLAVLLGGPFAVRHWKGPRTDPPGVR from the coding sequence ATGCTGACCGACCGGGAACAGCGTGCCCTGAACGAAATCGAGCGCGATTTGTGCGCAACGGATCCGCGGCTCAGCGCGAAGCTGAACCGCGGATCCGGCCGTCTGCACCCGCGCCGACGCCGCTCCGCGCTGGAGATCCTGTCGACGATCACCAGCATCGTGCTGGTCGCCACCGGCGCGTTCGACTCGCGGCCGGGCATGATCGTGGCGGGGGTCGTCGGGCTCGCGGTGCTCCTGGGCGGGCCGTTCGCGGTGCGGCATTGGAAAGGCCCGCGCACTGACCCGCCGGGCGTTCGCTAG
- a CDS encoding APC family permease encodes MTATLSRPETPRTADRHRLSVVGGLAALSLDAMASVAYGPEAIVLVLAVAGGAGLGFTLPVTLAIAVLLAVLTLSYRQVIAAFPDGGGAYGVSRTHLGRRASLVAAASLIVDYVLNVAVSVAAGVAALTSAFPALLPYKLWFCLGVLALITGINLRGIAESARAFVVPTAVFVGSILTVVVVGLFRSTPAASVASGQLPNLQTVGILLLLKAFANGCAALTGVEAIANAVPSFRKPRVRRAQRAEVALGGLLAVMLLGIAVLIGKFAIHPVDGVTVLSQVTAASLGNGFGYYVVQFSTVVLLALAANTSFGGLPVLAQLLAKHNNLPHVFALRAERQVYRYGVGFLAIASALLLILANGDMNTLVPLFAIGVFVGFTLSQVGMVRHWFGARPRGWRGKAALNGFGALLTGIAAIVVTATKFGEGGWLIVVALPVLVLLMEWVHRNYRRIGDRLELGRIPPPPRPNRSLVVVPVHTVSRLTRDALAAALSLGEHVEAVYVTHPEEEAAAREFVEAWERWHPDVTLVQLHDERRRLGEPIAEHLRRHAGCHVFVLVAEVEPEHFWQRVLQNRRGAVLARVLRRRSEAVVCRMRFRVKA; translated from the coding sequence GTGACCGCAACTCTGTCCCGCCCGGAAACGCCGCGAACCGCCGACCGGCACCGGCTTTCCGTCGTCGGCGGCCTCGCCGCGCTGTCCCTCGACGCGATGGCGTCGGTCGCCTACGGACCCGAGGCGATCGTGCTCGTCCTGGCCGTCGCCGGCGGAGCGGGCCTCGGCTTCACGCTGCCCGTCACGCTCGCGATCGCCGTTCTGCTCGCCGTGCTGACCCTCTCGTATCGGCAGGTCATCGCCGCGTTCCCGGACGGCGGCGGCGCCTACGGCGTCAGCCGCACTCACCTCGGCCGCCGCGCCTCGCTGGTCGCTGCCGCGTCGCTGATCGTCGACTACGTGCTGAACGTCGCGGTGTCCGTCGCCGCCGGGGTCGCCGCGCTCACGTCGGCGTTTCCAGCGCTGCTGCCGTACAAGCTGTGGTTCTGCCTCGGCGTGCTCGCGCTGATCACCGGCATCAACCTCCGCGGCATCGCCGAGAGCGCACGGGCGTTCGTCGTGCCGACCGCGGTGTTCGTCGGCTCGATCCTCACCGTCGTCGTGGTCGGTCTCTTCCGCAGCACTCCGGCCGCGAGTGTCGCCAGCGGGCAACTCCCTAATCTCCAGACGGTAGGAATCCTGTTGTTGCTCAAGGCTTTCGCGAACGGCTGCGCGGCACTGACCGGCGTCGAGGCGATTGCCAACGCTGTCCCGTCCTTCCGCAAACCGCGCGTGCGCCGGGCGCAGCGGGCGGAGGTCGCGCTCGGCGGGCTTCTCGCGGTGATGCTGCTCGGGATCGCCGTGCTGATCGGAAAGTTCGCGATCCACCCGGTCGACGGCGTGACCGTGCTGTCGCAGGTGACCGCAGCGTCGCTCGGCAACGGTTTCGGTTACTACGTAGTGCAATTCTCCACCGTGGTCCTGCTGGCGCTGGCCGCGAACACTTCCTTCGGCGGGCTTCCAGTACTGGCGCAACTGCTCGCGAAACACAACAACCTGCCGCACGTTTTCGCCTTGCGCGCCGAACGCCAGGTATACCGCTACGGCGTTGGTTTCCTTGCTATCGCATCGGCGTTGCTGCTGATTCTCGCGAATGGCGACATGAACACTCTGGTACCGCTGTTCGCGATCGGCGTGTTCGTCGGTTTCACCCTTTCACAGGTCGGAATGGTGCGGCATTGGTTCGGCGCCCGCCCACGCGGCTGGCGCGGGAAGGCCGCACTCAACGGTTTCGGCGCGCTGCTCACCGGAATCGCCGCGATCGTCGTCACCGCAACGAAATTCGGCGAAGGCGGCTGGCTGATCGTGGTCGCGCTGCCGGTGCTCGTGCTGCTCATGGAATGGGTCCACCGCAATTACCGGCGCATCGGCGACCGTCTCGAACTCGGGCGCATCCCGCCCCCGCCGCGGCCCAACCGGTCGCTGGTGGTCGTCCCGGTCCACACGGTGTCGCGGCTGACTCGCGACGCGCTCGCTGCCGCGCTGTCGCTCGGCGAGCACGTCGAGGCCGTGTACGTGACACATCCCGAGGAGGAGGCGGCCGCGCGCGAGTTCGTCGAAGCGTGGGAGCGCTGGCATCCGGACGTCACGCTAGTCCAGCTGCACGACGAACGCCGCCGCCTCGGCGAGCCGATCGCGGAACACCTCCGCCGGCACGCCGGATGCCACGTTTTCGTCCTGGTCGCGGAGGTCGAACCGGAGCATTTCTGGCAGCGAGTCCTGCAGAACCGCCGCGGCGCGGTGCTGGCCCGGGTGCTGCGCCGCCGCTCGGAGGCGGTCGTGTGCCGGATGCGGTTCCGGGTCAAGGCTTGA
- a CDS encoding darcynin family protein, translated as METPVTAFLLVKTTPEWLALAPRERADAFATQVVPAIEAKTKGVRSRFYDTEFYSARVTDVWVWEADDHHAYQLLIDALRETPFWDRYFEVVDLLVGTENGYARTYGLDPLATIAT; from the coding sequence ATGGAAACGCCAGTCACCGCGTTCCTGCTCGTCAAGACCACGCCGGAATGGCTCGCCCTGGCCCCGCGGGAACGGGCCGACGCCTTCGCCACCCAGGTCGTGCCGGCGATCGAGGCGAAAACCAAGGGCGTCCGGTCGCGCTTCTACGACACCGAGTTCTACTCCGCGCGGGTCACCGACGTCTGGGTTTGGGAGGCCGACGACCACCACGCCTACCAGCTGCTGATCGACGCGTTGCGGGAAACTCCGTTCTGGGACCGGTATTTCGAGGTCGTCGACCTGCTCGTCGGCACCGAGAACGGTTACGCCCGCACCTACGGCCTGGACCCGTTGGCTACCATCGCCACCTGA